GGGATGGCAATGATGTGTGCTATTACAGTCGCAAATTTAGCTGGGAGTTTGATTCCAATGCTTATGGAGAAATTGGGTTTTGATCCAGCTGTAGCTAGTGGGCCTTTTATTACCACTTTAAGTGATTTAACTAGCGTGTTAATTTACTTTAATATTGCCAGTTTATTTATGAGTTACTTTATTAGTTGATAGAAGTTATCTCTATGAAAAAAGCTAAAATATTCCTCAAAAAATTGAAGAATATTTTAGCTTTTTCTTTTTTAGTAAGAAAGAAAAGCTGATGAATGAATCAAAATTTATTCAGCGTCTTTTTCTGGTAATGAAATAATTTTTGTACCGTGTACTTCGTTAACACCTAGTTGTTTTGCTAGGTCTTCCGTATTTTCTGCGGTAATACCACCACCAGGTAAGATAGTAAGACGATGATTAGCATAGTTTATTAATTCTCTGAGATGCTCAAGATTTTCTTGGATTGTTGTACCATTTGGCCCTCCATGGGTTAAAATACGAGTTACTCCATGTTCACTTAACCAGTCGATAGCCTCGTATTGTTGAGCTACAGGTATTTGATCAAAAGCCATATGAAAAGTAATCTGTAAACCTTCAGCTGCTGCAATTAAACGTTCTAAAGCTTCTTCATCTAACCAGTTGTTAGGTGTAAGACAGCCAAAGACTACACCATCTACGCCTAATTTTTTGGCTTCAATAAGATCTGTCTCCATGATACGTAGTTCAATGTCATTGTAAATAAAGTCACCACCACGTGGTCGTATCATTGTCATAAGAGGTACTTCTTTTTCTCCTGCATAAGAAAGGCTTTCTTCAATGACACCAGTACTTGGCGTAGTACCACCTACACTAAGATTATCACATAATTCGATACGACTTGCGCCATTGGCAATAGCTGCTGGAAGGCAAGTATAGTTTTCCGCACAGTATTCTTTTAGTAACATACAAATTCTCCTTTATTTTAGCTTTCATCTAGCATTTTAGCACGAAATTATGCTAAAGTATTGAAGAATAAGGAGAAGATTATGAAGAAAAAAATACAGCAAAGTCAAGAATTTATTCATGCTTATAGTCATTTATTTCAATGTCCCATCTGCCATACCGGGATGTGTGCAAGCCAAAAAAGCTTGTATTGTCAAAATCACCACCAGTTTGATTTATCAAAAAAGGGGACACTTTATTTTCTAAATCATCAAATCAAAACAGAATACCAAAAAGAAATGTTTGAACATCGTAGAAATATGATCCAAAGTGGTATGTATCAACCGCTTTTGGAATTTTTAACTTCCTATTGTGAAAAAGAACAAATTTTAGATGTAGGTTGTGGTGAAGGAAGTTTTTTACAAGAGATAGCTAAGGAATGCGCTATTCAACCTAGTATCGGATTTGATATATCTAAAGAAGGCATTTATCTGGCTACGGAAGATCATCACAACATTTTTTGGTGCATAGCTGATCTAACCAATTTACCTTTTAGCGGGCAATCTTTTTCGACGATTTTGAATATATTTTCTCCATCAAATTACGCTGAATTTTCACGCGTCTTGAAAAAGGGTGGACAGGCTATTAAGGTCGTCCCACAAAGCGGTTATTTACAAGAATTAAGACAGTCCTTTTACCCTAATGATGTAAATAAACAAAAGTATTCTAATGAACAAGTGGTAGAAAAATTTCAACAGTCCTTTTCTTCTGTTAAGTATAAAAGGTTGACTTATACTTATGAGATCCCAAAAGAAAAACATACTTCCTTGTTAGAAATGTCGCCTTTAGAATGGGGCGTTTCTGCTTTTCAAAAAGAAAAGGTAAAACAAAATCCTCTAGAAAAAGTAACAATTGATCTGGATGTTCTTATTGGAAAAAATGCGTGAAAAAAATATGAATTTTTTGTATGATTTTCTTGCATTCATGTGAGGACTTTGTTATATTAGATGCAAGTTGCTTTTCATTGGTTTTTATCAGCATCCTGTTCTGATAAAAGTTAGTGAAAAGAACTTCACTAACGTAATGGCTCGCAGTGCTAGACACCGAGTTATTACGTTTTTTTTTATTTTATTTTAGTAAAAATTTTAGCTGCTAAAATAGTATAAGTGCGTTATTATAATAGTATTATCATTTTGATGTAAAATAAGAAAAGAGGAATATTGTTGAACCATGTTGCTTTATTTGAACCACTAATCCCGACAAATACCGGGAATATTTCTAGAACTTGTGCGGCTACAAATACAGCTTTACATTTGATTGAGCCTTTAGGTTTTTCAACAGATGATAAACACTTAAAACGAGCTGGTTTAGATTATTGGGATAATGTGGATATTACTTATCATAAAAGTTTGGAAGATTTTTTAGCTGTAGTAGGCGACGAGCCCCTACATTTAATCTCTAAGTTTTCGCATAAAATTTATAGCGAGGAGAACTTCGATGATGGACGCGATCACTATTTTCTTTTTGGCAAAGAGACGACCGGTTTACCAGAAGAATTTATGCGAGAAAACGAAGAAAAGTGTCTACGTTTGCCCATGAATGATACGCACGTACGCTCATTAAACTTAGCAAACACTGTAGTTACAGTTGTTTATGAAGCTTTACGCCAACAAGGTTATCCTAATTTGGAATTGACGCACCACTATTATAACGATAAATTGGATTGATTGATAAAAAGGGGGGAGTTCGTAAAGTGAAGCTATATTTTACTAGACATGGTAAAACAGAGTGGAATAAGCAGCATCGTTTCCAAGGAATGAATGGAGACTCACCGCTATTACCTTCAAGTTTTGTTCAAATTCGAGCTCTAGGACGACACTTACAAGATGTGCCTTTTGCTGCTGTTTATGCTAGTCCTTCTAAGCGGGCAAAGCAAACGGCTCAAGGAATTGTTAGTCAGTGGGAGCAGTCGGTACCTATTTTCTATGATGCCAATTTAAAAGAGATGGGATATGGCAAAATAGAAGGAAAAAGTATTAGTAAAATGCATGAACAGTACCCAAAGACGTTAACAAATATGCGACACCGCTTGGATCTTTATGATCCAACTCCCTTCAATGGTGAAACAGTGAGTGCGATGCTTGATCGTATGACGCAGACAATTGTTAATGCTTCTTACCATTATGATCGTCCCGTGCTTTTTGTAGGTCATGGGGCTTCAATGACGGCGGCGATTCAATTTTTAGCCGGAAAGAGCTATGCTGAACTACGTGAAATGGGCGGATTGAAAAATAACAGTCTTTCGATTTTAGAAACAAATGAACAAAAGGAACCTTATGAATTAACCTTGTGGAATGACGTGAGTTTTCTTCCTGCTTTATAAGTTAATTCAGGGAAAAGCTACTTAAAGTCAGTAGAATGCTTTACTAATGTCTTTAGACTACTAAAGTTATGTCCTGAAAATAGACTCAGTACATAAAGTAAGGTGACCTATGTCCTGA
This region of Tetragenococcus osmophilus genomic DNA includes:
- a CDS encoding copper homeostasis protein CutC, whose translation is MLLKEYCAENYTCLPAAIANGASRIELCDNLSVGGTTPSTGVIEESLSYAGEKEVPLMTMIRPRGGDFIYNDIELRIMETDLIEAKKLGVDGVVFGCLTPNNWLDEEALERLIAAAEGLQITFHMAFDQIPVAQQYEAIDWLSEHGVTRILTHGGPNGTTIQENLEHLRELINYANHRLTILPGGGITAENTEDLAKQLGVNEVHGTKIISLPEKDAE
- a CDS encoding methyltransferase domain-containing protein, whose translation is MKKKIQQSQEFIHAYSHLFQCPICHTGMCASQKSLYCQNHHQFDLSKKGTLYFLNHQIKTEYQKEMFEHRRNMIQSGMYQPLLEFLTSYCEKEQILDVGCGEGSFLQEIAKECAIQPSIGFDISKEGIYLATEDHHNIFWCIADLTNLPFSGQSFSTILNIFSPSNYAEFSRVLKKGGQAIKVVPQSGYLQELRQSFYPNDVNKQKYSNEQVVEKFQQSFSSVKYKRLTYTYEIPKEKHTSLLEMSPLEWGVSAFQKEKVKQNPLEKVTIDLDVLIGKNA
- the trmL gene encoding tRNA (uridine(34)/cytosine(34)/5-carboxymethylaminomethyluridine(34)-2'-O)-methyltransferase TrmL yields the protein MLNHVALFEPLIPTNTGNISRTCAATNTALHLIEPLGFSTDDKHLKRAGLDYWDNVDITYHKSLEDFLAVVGDEPLHLISKFSHKIYSEENFDDGRDHYFLFGKETTGLPEEFMRENEEKCLRLPMNDTHVRSLNLANTVVTVVYEALRQQGYPNLELTHHYYNDKLD
- a CDS encoding histidine phosphatase family protein: MKLYFTRHGKTEWNKQHRFQGMNGDSPLLPSSFVQIRALGRHLQDVPFAAVYASPSKRAKQTAQGIVSQWEQSVPIFYDANLKEMGYGKIEGKSISKMHEQYPKTLTNMRHRLDLYDPTPFNGETVSAMLDRMTQTIVNASYHYDRPVLFVGHGASMTAAIQFLAGKSYAELREMGGLKNNSLSILETNEQKEPYELTLWNDVSFLPAL